One region of Deltaproteobacteria bacterium genomic DNA includes:
- a CDS encoding M28 family peptidase, giving the protein MSGGKMFGVTMGVLLGLLSIASACAWATMIRMPGEGRPEALPEPEPAAVERLVGAVRHLAGTLGERNLGDHPEALAGARDWIRAELEAAGLEVTLEHVPPFDEDVGNLIVELPGERSEVVLVGAHYDSVLGTPGADDNASGVAALLELARRFARRHAEDRPARTLRLVAWVNEEPPYFKEPTMGSLVNARNAAGRGDPLLAALSLESIGYFDPGKGSQRYPFPLSLFYPSRGDFLAFVGDRDSEALVRRCVKVFRERGTLPSEGAALPGEMPGVSWSDHWSYWQTGVPAVMVTGTAPFRDPHYHEPTDTPDRIDGRRLALAVDGLEAVLEDLLEN; this is encoded by the coding sequence ATGAGCGGCGGCAAGATGTTCGGAGTGACGATGGGGGTGCTGCTCGGGCTGCTCTCGATCGCCTCGGCCTGCGCCTGGGCGACGATGATCCGGATGCCGGGAGAGGGGAGGCCCGAGGCGCTGCCCGAGCCCGAGCCCGCCGCGGTGGAGCGCCTGGTCGGGGCGGTGCGGCACCTGGCTGGTACCCTCGGGGAGCGAAACCTCGGCGATCACCCGGAGGCCCTCGCCGGGGCCCGGGACTGGATCCGGGCGGAGTTGGAGGCCGCGGGGCTCGAGGTCACCCTGGAGCACGTGCCGCCCTTCGACGAGGACGTCGGCAACCTGATCGTGGAGCTCCCCGGAGAGCGCAGTGAGGTCGTCCTGGTCGGCGCCCACTACGACAGCGTGCTGGGGACCCCCGGCGCCGACGACAACGCCTCGGGGGTGGCGGCCCTGCTGGAGCTGGCCCGGCGCTTCGCCCGCAGGCACGCCGAGGACAGGCCCGCCCGGACCCTGCGCCTGGTGGCCTGGGTGAACGAGGAGCCGCCCTACTTCAAGGAGCCGACCATGGGCTCGCTGGTGAACGCCCGGAACGCCGCCGGGCGCGGTGACCCCCTGCTGGCCGCGCTCTCCCTCGAGTCGATCGGCTACTTCGACCCCGGGAAGGGGAGCCAGCGCTACCCCTTCCCCCTCTCTCTCTTCTACCCCTCGCGCGGGGACTTCCTGGCCTTCGTCGGCGACCGGGACTCCGAGGCGCTGGTGCGCCGCTGCGTGAAGGTCTTCCGGGAGCGGGGGACCCTGCCCTCCGAGGGGGCCGCCCTGCCGGGCGAGATGCCGGGGGTCTCCTGGTCCGACCACTGGTCCTACTGGCAGACCGGGGTGCCGGCGGTGATGGTCACCGGCACCGCGCCCTTCCGGGATCCGCACTACCACGAACCCACCGACACCCCCGACAGGATCGACGGCCGGCGCCTGGCCCTGGCGGTGGACGGCCTGGAGGCGGTGCTCGAGGACCTGCTGGAGAACTAA
- a CDS encoding glycosyltransferase family 2 protein: MSVLLVCLALVCLAWWGVAAATLRTARQTRRLVELPLPPPEAALPGLTVICAARDEEAGLEEALRARLASDYPALRVILVDDRSRDRTGEIARALAAEDERLQVIHNRELPPGWLGKLNALRLGAEAAGTDYLLFSDADVVVSPETLRRAVAACEREGWEVLSALPTFEARSWVLGTIYACFLQLLYPGMRPRAVEDPAHPHGVGVGAFTLVRRAALERSPGLKALRMEVADDLMLGRLLKAAGAKSTIVDGAGAVRVAIYRSAAAFVRGAEKNAWAVSANFSLAQGLAATLGALALWFSPLLLTGIALATGRPALAALGGATQAAVTLLSMGLLHRNAQPPWPGLLWPVGAAIFVWASLQGTILGWRRGGLQWRDTFHPTADFLAYQRERDARGWFDRSA; this comes from the coding sequence GTGAGCGTGCTCCTCGTCTGTCTGGCGCTGGTCTGCCTGGCCTGGTGGGGCGTGGCGGCGGCGACCCTGCGCACCGCCCGTCAGACGCGGCGGCTCGTCGAGCTGCCCCTGCCCCCGCCGGAGGCCGCGCTCCCGGGCCTCACGGTGATCTGCGCCGCCCGCGACGAGGAGGCCGGCCTGGAGGAGGCGCTTCGCGCCCGCCTCGCCAGCGACTACCCCGCCCTGCGCGTGATCCTGGTGGACGATCGAAGCCGCGACCGCACCGGCGAGATCGCCCGGGCGCTGGCCGCCGAGGACGAGCGCCTGCAGGTGATCCACAACCGCGAGCTGCCCCCCGGCTGGCTGGGGAAGCTCAACGCCCTGCGCCTCGGCGCCGAGGCCGCGGGCACCGACTACCTCCTCTTCTCGGACGCCGACGTGGTCGTGAGCCCGGAGACCCTGCGGCGAGCGGTCGCCGCCTGCGAGCGCGAGGGCTGGGAGGTCCTCTCCGCGCTGCCCACCTTCGAGGCCCGCTCCTGGGTGCTCGGCACGATCTACGCCTGCTTCCTCCAGCTCCTCTACCCCGGCATGCGGCCGCGGGCGGTGGAGGATCCGGCGCACCCGCACGGGGTGGGCGTGGGCGCCTTCACCCTCGTGCGGCGCGCGGCCCTCGAGCGCTCGCCCGGCCTCAAGGCCCTGCGGATGGAGGTCGCCGACGATCTGATGCTCGGCCGGCTGCTGAAGGCCGCCGGGGCGAAGAGCACCATCGTGGACGGCGCGGGCGCGGTGCGGGTCGCGATCTACCGGAGCGCCGCCGCCTTCGTCCGCGGCGCGGAGAAGAACGCCTGGGCGGTCTCCGCCAACTTCAGCCTGGCCCAGGGCCTCGCGGCCACCCTCGGCGCCCTCGCCCTCTGGTTCTCTCCCCTCCTCCTCACGGGGATCGCGCTGGCCACCGGGAGGCCCGCCCTCGCGGCCCTCGGCGGCGCCACGCAGGCCGCGGTCACCCTCCTCTCGATGGGCCTCCTCCACCGCAACGCCCAGCCCCCCTGGCCCGGGCTGCTCTGGCCGGTGGGGGCCGCGATCTTCGTCTGGGCCAGCCTCCAAGGGACGATCCTCGGCTGGCGGCGGGGTGGCCTGCAGTGGCGCGACACCTTCCACCCCACCGCGGACTTCCTCGCCTACCAGCGCGAGCGCGACGCGCGGGGCTGGTTCGATCGGTCCGCATAA